One Setaria italica strain Yugu1 chromosome II, Setaria_italica_v2.0, whole genome shotgun sequence DNA segment encodes these proteins:
- the LOC111256395 gene encoding uncharacterized protein LOC111256395 yields MAGEADRAAWNSAYEKCLVEILLDYKDNPKYKGQNGWVLEGWRVITSKFNEKFLVAHFSKKQVQEEKDLKANYKALRDAKRDNGNGWNESLCMILTEPQVWEKLIANHPRVAKFRKKPFPLFYQLEALYEGSVAIGNLNFTSTMQVDPPSAHAPPPLVAPAVPPLAPPVERSNSEQRSSHLGANPFALSFDGQETSSAQNERNEAQDSRREEGGSGRKRKQSHIGSALEGYVEYKKSQTNKTLQALEGRKRRKEEFSVEKCVDQVDAMVELTDEEKSYALDVFESETHRKIFITIKNSNVRLMWLKRKIRALMGSTT; encoded by the exons ATGGCAGGAGAAGCTGATAGGGCTGCTTGGAACTCCGCTTATGAGAAATGTCTTGTTGAAATATTACTTGACTACAAAGATAACCCCAAATATAAAGGTCAAAATGGTTGGGTATTGGAGGGCTGGAGGGTTATCACCAGCAAGTTCAATGAGAAGTTTCTCGTAGCTCATTTCTCAAAGAAGCAGGtgcaggaggagaaggacctCAAAGCTAATTACAAGGCACTAAGAGATGCTAAAAGAGACAATGGTAATGGTTGGAATGAATCTTTATGTATGATACTAACGGAACCACAAGTATGGGAGAAGCTAATTGCG AATCACCCAAGAGTAGCAAAGTTTCGCAAAAAGCCATTTCCCCTCTTTTACCAATTGGAAGCATTATATGAAG GAAGTGTTGCTATAGGAAATCTAAACTTCACATCAACCATGCAAGTGGATCCACCTTCTGCTCATGCACCTCCTCCTCTTGttgctcctgctgttcctcCTCTTGCACCTCCTGTTGAAAGAAGTAACTCTGAACAAAGGAGCAGTCACTTGGGTGCGAATCCATTTGCTTTGAGTTTTGATGGCCAAGAGACTTCTAGTGCACAAAATGAACGCAATGAAGCTCAAGATTCAAGACGGGAAGAAGGTGGAAGTGGGAGAAAGCGTAAGCAAAGTCACATTGGCTCTGCTCTTGAGGGATACGTGGAGTATAAAAAGAGCCAAACCAACAAAACTTTACAAGCTCTTGAAGGAAGGAAAAGGCGTAAGGAAGAATTTTCAGTTGAGAAGTGTGTTGACCAAGTGGATGCTATGGTTGAATTAACCGATGAGGAGAAGTCATATGCTTTGGATGTCTTTGAGTCTGAGACACATAGGAAGATATTCATTACAATCAAGA